A single window of Rhodococcus jostii RHA1 DNA harbors:
- a CDS encoding TetR/AcrR family transcriptional regulator gives MPIQSLLLDAAEGHFARRGVLATRLADIRHEAGVSVGAVYHHFPNKEELYLQVWLRALADYQDGFRTALTKCADARSGVEGAVVRHLQWVSGNPQRATILAAPRPPGIDERADSTNAAFFRDVTHWWRVHEHYGTVRRFEFDVLYALWLGPAQEYSRQWLAGAMTTDPTAVAPELATAAWNSLRNQE, from the coding sequence GTGCCGATTCAAAGTCTGTTGCTGGACGCGGCGGAGGGCCACTTCGCCCGCCGCGGCGTCCTCGCGACGCGGCTCGCCGACATCCGGCACGAGGCCGGTGTCAGCGTGGGAGCCGTCTACCACCACTTCCCGAACAAGGAAGAGCTGTACCTCCAGGTCTGGTTACGCGCTCTCGCCGACTATCAGGACGGATTCCGGACCGCGCTCACGAAATGCGCGGATGCGCGGTCCGGGGTGGAAGGCGCTGTCGTCCGCCACCTGCAGTGGGTGTCCGGCAACCCGCAGCGGGCCACCATCCTCGCCGCGCCCCGGCCCCCGGGCATCGACGAGCGGGCCGATTCCACCAACGCGGCGTTCTTCCGCGACGTCACCCACTGGTGGCGGGTCCACGAACACTACGGAACGGTCCGCCGGTTCGAGTTCGACGTGCTCTACGCGCTGTGGCTGGGCCCGGCCCAGGAGTACTCCCGCCAGTGGCTCGCGGGCGCCATGACCACCGACCCCACCGCCGTGGCGCCCGAACTGGCGACCGCCGCATGGAACTCGCTACGGAACCAGGAGTAG
- a CDS encoding MarR family winged helix-turn-helix transcriptional regulator, with amino-acid sequence MPDKSPDLLFELLNDFFTQLLSAGESESMDNLIELDLTFSQVRMLFALVQHGEPLPINEVAERLRLSVAAAGRNVDQLVKLGLVVRREDERDRRVKRVSLSEAGHKVATQHIECKRDQLRRFAWRVPEIERTRLIEALQPILAGESLRELNQEILG; translated from the coding sequence GTGCCCGACAAATCTCCTGATCTTCTCTTCGAACTACTCAACGACTTCTTCACCCAACTGTTGAGTGCGGGGGAGTCGGAGTCGATGGACAACCTCATCGAGCTGGACCTCACGTTTTCGCAGGTGCGCATGCTCTTCGCGCTGGTTCAGCACGGTGAGCCACTTCCGATCAACGAGGTGGCCGAGCGGTTGCGGCTCTCGGTGGCCGCAGCGGGTCGGAACGTCGATCAACTCGTGAAACTGGGTCTGGTCGTTCGCCGGGAGGACGAACGCGACCGGCGGGTCAAGCGGGTCTCCTTGTCGGAGGCCGGACATAAGGTCGCTACCCAGCACATCGAATGCAAGCGTGATCAATTGCGACGGTTCGCATGGCGGGTTCCGGAGATCGAGCGGACTCGGCTGATCGAGGCACTACAACCGATCCTCGCGGGGGAGTCCCTGCGAGAACTCAACCAGGAGATACTCGGATGA
- a CDS encoding FAD-dependent oxidoreductase has product MAYVITQACCNDASCVSACPVNCIHPTPEEREFAQTEMLHIDPETCIDCGACVDACPVDAIFPEDKLIGSLTRYKDINAEYYTTNPMPTGWIPLTPATPPRRDLGKLRVAVVGAGPAACYAAGELLERSDVEVEMFEKLPTPWGLVRAGVAPDHPGTKEVTRMFEWSLDRPNFEFHLNVEVGTHVTHDELLENHHAVIYAVGASSDRRLGLPGEDLPGVHAATEFVAWYNGHPDYAERTFDLSAKRAVIVGNGNVALDVARILTMNVEELERTDIADHALAALRRSNIEEVVLLGRRGPAQAAYSNPEFLALGDLENVDVVIDDADLDLDPASEALLDDPATAMKVRLAREFAQRAPRPGHKRIVFRYLTSPLEVTGSGKAEALRYGRNELVVDDSGALSARARGEEGSLDTSLVLRSIGYRGNRVSGVAFDEKRGVIPNEHGRVTDRVYVTGWIKRGPSGVIGTNKACAKETVSSLLADFEAGKLLGTVGTRKDVKKLIERRQPEQIGFPGWRAIDKAETGRAAGSGRPRVKMTDKVELVSVARKRKRLFAR; this is encoded by the coding sequence ATGGCATATGTCATCACCCAGGCGTGCTGCAACGACGCGAGCTGCGTCTCCGCATGCCCCGTGAACTGCATCCATCCGACACCGGAGGAGCGGGAATTCGCGCAGACCGAGATGCTGCACATCGACCCGGAAACCTGCATCGACTGCGGGGCCTGCGTCGATGCCTGTCCGGTCGACGCGATCTTCCCGGAAGACAAGCTCATCGGCTCACTCACCCGCTACAAGGACATCAACGCCGAGTACTACACGACCAACCCCATGCCGACGGGGTGGATCCCCCTCACGCCCGCGACGCCGCCGCGCCGCGACCTCGGCAAGCTCCGGGTCGCCGTCGTCGGCGCGGGCCCGGCGGCCTGCTACGCCGCCGGTGAACTGCTCGAACGCTCCGACGTCGAGGTCGAGATGTTCGAGAAGCTCCCGACCCCGTGGGGACTCGTCCGCGCCGGTGTCGCACCCGACCATCCCGGCACCAAGGAGGTGACCCGGATGTTCGAGTGGAGCCTCGACCGGCCGAACTTCGAGTTCCACCTCAACGTCGAGGTCGGCACGCACGTCACCCACGACGAGCTGCTGGAGAATCACCACGCCGTCATCTACGCCGTCGGGGCGTCGAGCGACCGGCGTCTGGGACTCCCGGGCGAGGACCTTCCCGGCGTGCACGCCGCCACCGAATTCGTGGCCTGGTACAACGGCCACCCGGACTACGCGGAGCGCACGTTCGACCTGTCCGCGAAGCGCGCGGTAATCGTCGGTAACGGCAACGTCGCGCTCGACGTGGCCCGCATCCTCACGATGAACGTCGAGGAGCTGGAACGGACGGACATCGCCGATCACGCCCTCGCCGCCCTGCGCCGCAGCAACATCGAGGAGGTCGTGCTCCTCGGCCGCCGCGGGCCCGCGCAGGCCGCCTACAGCAACCCCGAGTTCCTGGCGCTCGGCGACCTCGAGAACGTGGACGTCGTCATCGACGACGCCGATCTCGACCTCGACCCGGCCAGTGAGGCACTGCTCGACGATCCGGCCACCGCGATGAAAGTCCGGCTCGCGCGGGAGTTCGCGCAGCGTGCCCCGCGGCCCGGTCACAAGCGCATCGTGTTCCGTTACCTGACGTCGCCGCTCGAGGTCACCGGATCCGGCAAGGCAGAGGCCCTGCGCTATGGACGCAACGAACTGGTGGTCGACGACTCCGGCGCGTTGTCCGCCCGGGCTCGCGGCGAGGAGGGCTCGCTGGACACCTCGCTCGTGCTGCGCTCCATCGGCTACCGCGGCAACCGCGTCAGCGGTGTCGCGTTCGACGAGAAGCGCGGCGTGATCCCCAACGAGCACGGCCGGGTCACCGACCGGGTGTACGTGACCGGATGGATCAAGCGCGGTCCCAGCGGCGTCATCGGCACCAACAAGGCGTGCGCGAAGGAGACGGTGTCGTCGCTGCTCGCGGATTTCGAGGCCGGAAAACTCCTCGGCACGGTCGGCACCCGCAAGGACGTGAAGAAGCTGATCGAGCGGCGCCAGCCCGAACAGATCGGGTTCCCCGGCTGGCGGGCGATCGACAAGGCGGAGACCGGTCGCGCGGCGGGGTCCGGCCGGCCCCGCGTGAAGATGACCGACAAGGTCGAGCTGGTGTCCGTCGCCCGCAAGCGGAAGCGGCTGTTCGCTCGTTGA
- a CDS encoding adenylate/guanylate cyclase domain-containing protein, which yields MRNPRQPRRITPRTGRLVSPPPRPLRRPGPPPTQVHEFEAAGLLDGLSGSDRSARMGVLNTLIEDGVSIDELRAASRNNRLAHLLLEHALAPKGRYGIDEISEKTGVTVEDARRWFRAIGRGASEDGTFYDDGDLDLARGLKQYRDLGLDESGIFAAARVLGRNLWTVADAADALLQERLEATRDHPEVALRYAVEVRRIADFEAQILAHLIATTLRHQLRSDAVGIARDSNLQVRGAQEIGVCFADLVGFTLLGEQVAPADLGRVAERLDGLATDLVLPPVRLVKTIGDAVMLVSPDPNALAYTALDLVQAARAEGLPPLRAGIAWGTAVPSAGDWFGRPVNMASRVVAVAPSHEVVVTGEFYDELDTDEFWGEPAGSHRLKGIDVPQELFGIGRRSVA from the coding sequence GTGCGCAACCCGCGACAGCCCCGACGGATCACGCCCCGAACGGGACGTCTGGTGTCCCCGCCGCCTCGCCCGCTTCGACGCCCGGGTCCGCCGCCCACGCAAGTCCACGAGTTCGAGGCCGCCGGCCTCCTCGACGGACTCAGCGGATCGGATCGCTCTGCGCGGATGGGCGTCCTGAACACCCTGATCGAGGACGGGGTGTCGATCGACGAACTCCGCGCCGCCTCGCGGAACAATCGGCTCGCGCACCTGCTGCTCGAGCACGCGCTGGCGCCGAAGGGCCGGTACGGCATCGACGAGATCTCCGAGAAGACCGGCGTCACCGTGGAGGACGCCCGGCGGTGGTTCCGGGCGATCGGCCGGGGTGCGTCGGAGGACGGGACGTTCTACGACGACGGCGACCTCGACCTCGCGCGCGGACTCAAGCAGTACCGGGATCTGGGGCTCGACGAGAGCGGAATCTTCGCGGCCGCCCGGGTCCTCGGCCGCAACCTCTGGACGGTCGCCGACGCCGCGGACGCGCTCCTACAGGAGCGACTCGAGGCGACGCGGGATCACCCCGAGGTGGCCCTGCGGTACGCGGTCGAGGTGCGGCGCATCGCGGATTTCGAGGCGCAGATCCTGGCACACCTCATCGCCACGACTCTGCGCCACCAACTGCGCTCCGATGCGGTGGGTATCGCCAGGGACTCGAACCTGCAGGTTCGAGGGGCGCAGGAGATCGGCGTCTGCTTCGCCGACCTCGTCGGATTCACGCTGCTCGGTGAGCAGGTGGCGCCCGCCGATCTGGGACGGGTGGCCGAGCGGCTGGACGGGCTGGCCACCGATCTGGTGCTTCCGCCGGTGCGTCTGGTGAAGACGATCGGCGACGCCGTCATGTTGGTCTCGCCCGATCCCAACGCGCTGGCATACACCGCGCTCGACCTCGTGCAGGCCGCCCGCGCCGAGGGGCTTCCGCCGTTGCGGGCCGGGATCGCCTGGGGCACAGCCGTGCCGAGCGCGGGCGACTGGTTCGGCAGGCCCGTGAACATGGCGAGCCGCGTCGTCGCGGTCGCGCCGTCTCACGAGGTGGTCGTGACCGGCGAGTTCTACGACGAACTCGACACCGACGAGTTCTGGGGTGAACCGGCGGGCAGTCACCGCCTCAAGGGGATCGACGTCCCCCAGGAGCTCTTCGGGATCGGCCGCCGGTCCGTCGCCTGA
- a CDS encoding NADPH:quinone oxidoreductase family protein has translation MRAVVVTELSGPGGMTLQDVPEPAAEGLVLIDVKASGVCFPDLLISYGKYQLGPELPFVPGAEVAGVVVSAPADSGFEPGQRVLAASQVGGYAERVAVPPAQVLPIPSILDFDEAASLIVNYQTMEFALERRARLRAGETVVVLGAAGGVGTSTIQLAKAHCARVIAVVRRDGAEDFLRELGADEVVRLDDGWGARVRALTGGRGAQIVVDPVGGDAFDEAVRVLAPEGRLVVIGFAGGAIPEVKVNRVLFRNISIVGAAWGEFIRTEPNALEEVHAALIRHVERGLRPVVTSRYPLERAADALRDLEAGLVLGKAVLVQD, from the coding sequence ATGCGCGCAGTGGTGGTGACGGAGCTGTCGGGGCCGGGCGGCATGACGCTGCAGGACGTACCCGAACCGGCGGCCGAGGGGCTCGTCCTGATCGACGTCAAGGCCAGCGGCGTGTGCTTCCCCGACCTGCTGATCAGCTACGGCAAGTATCAGCTCGGCCCCGAGTTGCCGTTCGTTCCCGGCGCCGAAGTCGCGGGTGTCGTGGTGTCGGCACCGGCGGACAGTGGATTCGAGCCCGGTCAGCGGGTGCTCGCGGCGTCGCAGGTCGGCGGTTACGCCGAACGGGTCGCGGTGCCGCCGGCGCAGGTGCTGCCCATTCCGTCGATCCTGGATTTCGACGAGGCGGCGTCGCTGATCGTCAACTACCAGACGATGGAGTTCGCGCTGGAGCGCCGGGCCCGGCTGCGGGCAGGCGAAACCGTCGTCGTCCTCGGCGCGGCGGGTGGGGTGGGGACGTCCACCATCCAGCTGGCCAAGGCGCACTGCGCCCGCGTGATCGCGGTGGTGCGCCGGGACGGGGCCGAAGACTTCCTGCGCGAACTAGGGGCCGACGAGGTCGTCCGCCTCGACGACGGCTGGGGCGCCCGGGTCCGCGCGCTGACCGGCGGCCGGGGCGCGCAGATCGTGGTCGACCCGGTCGGCGGCGACGCGTTCGACGAGGCCGTCCGGGTGCTGGCCCCGGAAGGCCGGCTGGTCGTGATCGGTTTCGCGGGAGGGGCGATCCCCGAGGTGAAGGTGAACCGGGTGCTGTTCCGCAACATCAGCATCGTGGGTGCGGCGTGGGGTGAGTTCATCCGGACCGAACCGAATGCGCTGGAAGAGGTGCATGCCGCGCTGATCCGGCACGTCGAACGAGGATTGCGTCCCGTGGTCACTTCCCGGTATCCACTCGAGCGGGCCGCGGACGCATTGCGAGATCTCGAGGCGGGCCTCGTGCTGGGTAAAGCGGTGCTCGTCCAGGACTGA
- a CDS encoding PaaI family thioesterase — protein sequence MTVDVALTADTAQAVLAAQPFSVLVGARMTQFGEGGTTLEIPVRDELRQQNGFVHGGVLSYAADNALTFAAGTVLGANIMTAGFTITYLRPAQGVLLRADARADASTRRQALCRCDIYAVQDDGSEVLCAAAQGTATVKQPR from the coding sequence ATGACAGTCGACGTCGCGCTCACCGCCGACACCGCGCAGGCCGTGCTGGCGGCCCAGCCGTTCAGCGTGCTGGTCGGCGCCCGCATGACCCAGTTCGGGGAGGGCGGCACCACCCTCGAGATCCCGGTCCGGGACGAACTGCGGCAACAGAACGGCTTCGTGCACGGCGGTGTCCTGTCATACGCCGCCGACAACGCTCTGACGTTCGCCGCGGGCACCGTGCTCGGCGCGAACATCATGACCGCCGGCTTCACGATCACCTACCTCCGCCCCGCCCAGGGCGTGCTGCTGCGGGCGGACGCCCGAGCCGACGCGTCGACCCGGCGACAGGCGTTGTGCCGGTGCGACATCTACGCGGTGCAGGACGACGGCTCGGAGGTACTGTGCGCCGCCGCCCAGGGCACGGCGACGGTCAAGCAGCCGCGGTAG
- a CDS encoding DHA2 family efflux MFS transporter permease subunit, with translation MTSPTAANAAPDKLDGTVLKIASVVVLGAIMSILDVTVVSVALPTFATEFDTTYATVAWTMTAYTLALATVIPVTGWAADRFGTKRLYMTALVLFVLGSVLCSFAWDITSLIGFRVLQGLGGGMLMPLGMTIMTKAAGPDRVGRVMAVLGIPMLLGPIGGPILGGWLIEAASWHWIFLINLPIGIIALAAAFIILPSDNASPSESFDFLGMLLLSPGLALFLFGVSSIPEVGTVASARVLVPGAIGLALIVAFVVHALRKDHPLIDLHLFKNRQLSVAVITTSLFIVAFMGAGLLFPSYFIQVGGHTTLAAGLLMAPQGIGAMLTMPVAGRLVDKIGPGKIVLTGLPLILIGLGVFTQVASDSPTWLLMGALFVMGMGMGCTMMPLMTAAIVTLSNEQVARGSTLMNIVQQTAGSIGTAVMSVVLTNQLLDRGLDSQTVAMQHVPEVAAQEPPGMVDQVLSQAADAFGNTFLVATVLIALTLIPAFLLPRKKSVNPKLEAEGAPTVMMH, from the coding sequence ATGACATCGCCGACCGCCGCGAACGCGGCGCCCGACAAGCTCGACGGCACGGTCCTCAAGATCGCGTCCGTGGTGGTGCTCGGTGCCATCATGTCGATCCTCGACGTGACCGTCGTCAGCGTCGCGTTGCCGACGTTCGCCACGGAGTTCGACACCACGTACGCCACTGTCGCGTGGACGATGACCGCGTACACGCTCGCCCTGGCCACCGTCATCCCCGTCACAGGGTGGGCGGCCGACCGATTCGGCACCAAGCGCCTCTACATGACGGCGCTCGTGCTGTTCGTCCTCGGCTCGGTGCTGTGTAGCTTCGCGTGGGACATCACGTCACTCATCGGCTTCCGCGTCCTGCAGGGCCTCGGCGGCGGCATGTTGATGCCGCTCGGCATGACGATCATGACGAAGGCGGCCGGCCCCGACCGTGTCGGCCGGGTCATGGCGGTTCTCGGAATCCCCATGCTGCTCGGCCCCATCGGTGGTCCGATCCTCGGCGGCTGGCTGATCGAGGCGGCGAGCTGGCACTGGATCTTCCTGATCAACCTGCCCATCGGCATCATCGCCCTGGCTGCCGCGTTCATCATCCTGCCCTCCGACAACGCGTCGCCCTCGGAGTCCTTCGACTTCCTCGGCATGCTGCTGCTCTCGCCGGGTCTGGCTCTGTTCCTGTTCGGTGTGTCGTCCATCCCGGAGGTGGGCACGGTCGCTTCGGCTCGCGTGCTCGTGCCCGGTGCGATCGGCCTGGCGCTGATCGTCGCGTTCGTCGTCCACGCACTCCGCAAGGATCACCCGCTGATCGACCTGCACCTGTTCAAGAACCGGCAGCTGTCGGTCGCGGTCATCACGACCTCGCTGTTCATCGTCGCATTCATGGGTGCCGGTCTGCTGTTCCCCAGCTACTTCATCCAGGTCGGTGGTCACACCACGCTCGCCGCCGGTCTGCTGATGGCTCCGCAGGGTATCGGCGCGATGCTGACCATGCCGGTGGCCGGACGTCTCGTCGACAAGATCGGCCCCGGCAAGATCGTGCTGACGGGTCTGCCGTTGATCCTGATCGGTCTGGGTGTCTTCACGCAGGTGGCGTCGGACTCGCCGACCTGGCTGCTGATGGGTGCGCTGTTCGTGATGGGCATGGGCATGGGCTGCACCATGATGCCGCTGATGACGGCAGCGATCGTCACGCTGTCCAACGAGCAGGTCGCGCGCGGTTCCACGCTGATGAACATCGTCCAGCAGACCGCCGGTTCGATCGGTACCGCCGTCATGTCGGTGGTCCTCACCAACCAGCTGCTCGATCGCGGTCTCGACAGTCAGACGGTCGCGATGCAGCACGTGCCCGAGGTCGCCGCACAGGAGCCTCCCGGAATGGTGGATCAGGTCCTGAGCCAGGCCGCCGATGCGTTCGGCAACACGTTCCTGGTCGCCACCGTGCTGATCGCCTTGACGCTCATCCCGGCGTTCCTGCTGCCGCGGAAGAAGTCGGTCAACCCGAAGCTCGAGGCCGAAGGTGCCCCGACGGTCATGATGCACTGA
- a CDS encoding MarR family winged helix-turn-helix transcriptional regulator, with the protein MPPVSRTERAAEAWEAIFRAQVAVMRNLAADDVWDELSMREYDVLFTLGRAPGRRLRLHDLNREILLSQPSLSRLVERLAGSGFVTRECDPGDRRGTVVALTDEGARVQKSVGRRHAASIRRHVGPALSDDELDTLTELCAKLRGAQD; encoded by the coding sequence ATGCCGCCCGTCAGTAGGACCGAACGCGCGGCCGAGGCGTGGGAGGCGATCTTCCGCGCCCAGGTCGCGGTGATGCGCAACCTCGCCGCCGACGACGTGTGGGACGAGCTGAGCATGCGCGAATACGACGTGCTGTTCACGCTCGGCCGGGCCCCCGGGCGCAGACTGCGTCTGCACGATCTCAACCGGGAGATCCTGCTCAGCCAGCCGTCGCTGAGCAGGCTCGTCGAGCGGCTGGCCGGGTCCGGATTCGTCACGCGGGAATGCGATCCGGGCGACCGCCGGGGGACCGTCGTCGCTTTGACGGACGAGGGTGCTCGTGTGCAGAAGTCCGTCGGACGTCGGCACGCGGCGAGCATCCGGAGACACGTCGGCCCGGCACTGTCCGACGACGAACTCGACACGCTCACCGAGCTCTGCGCGAAACTGCGCGGCGCACAGGACTGA
- a CDS encoding pirin family protein has product MSNLETNSVEERCESHPDGGGIQVLGAREVPLGGPRAMPVRRTLPQRERSLIGAWCFADHYGPDDVGTTGGMNVPPHPHTGLQTVSWLFTGEIEHRDSIGSHAMVRPGELNLMTAGRGIAHSEVSTPQTRILHGAQLWVALPASAQDADPAFETYAPDPVELDGATVRVFLGSTVGSTSPVRTFTPLLGAEILLAPGADVTLDIERGFEVGVLVDEGEVQLRGTTLRWAELGYQPPGEALVALRNAGGTRARLLLLGGEPLGEQVIMWWNFLGRTHEDIVGSRREWQSELRGAAPADPRFGTVEGYDGDPLPAPELPNSRLKPRG; this is encoded by the coding sequence GTGAGCAATCTGGAGACGAATTCGGTGGAAGAGCGGTGCGAGTCGCACCCCGACGGCGGGGGCATCCAGGTGCTCGGTGCGCGCGAGGTCCCGCTCGGCGGTCCCCGCGCGATGCCGGTCCGGCGCACCCTCCCGCAGCGGGAGCGGTCGCTGATCGGAGCGTGGTGCTTCGCCGACCACTACGGTCCGGACGACGTCGGGACGACGGGCGGGATGAACGTTCCGCCGCACCCACACACGGGACTGCAGACGGTGAGCTGGTTGTTCACCGGCGAGATCGAACACCGCGACAGCATCGGCTCGCATGCGATGGTGCGTCCCGGTGAGCTCAACCTGATGACCGCGGGGCGGGGGATCGCGCACTCCGAGGTCTCGACCCCGCAGACACGCATCCTGCACGGCGCGCAGCTGTGGGTGGCGTTGCCGGCGTCGGCGCAGGACGCGGATCCGGCGTTCGAGACGTACGCACCCGACCCGGTCGAACTGGACGGCGCGACCGTGCGGGTGTTCCTCGGGAGCACGGTGGGCTCCACGTCGCCGGTGCGCACATTCACGCCGCTGCTCGGCGCGGAGATCCTCCTGGCGCCGGGTGCGGACGTCACCCTCGACATCGAACGTGGCTTCGAGGTCGGGGTGCTCGTCGACGAGGGCGAGGTGCAGCTGCGCGGGACCACGCTGCGGTGGGCGGAACTCGGCTATCAGCCGCCCGGGGAGGCGCTGGTGGCGCTGCGCAACGCGGGCGGAACGCGGGCCCGGCTGCTGCTGCTCGGAGGTGAGCCGCTGGGCGAACAGGTGATCATGTGGTGGAACTTCCTCGGCCGCACCCACGAGGACATCGTCGGCTCCCGCCGTGAGTGGCAGTCCGAGCTCCGGGGCGCGGCGCCCGCGGACCCCCGGTTCGGCACGGTCGAGGGCTATGACGGCGATCCGCTGCCCGCACCCGAACTGCCGAACAGCCGGCTGAAACCGCGCGGCTGA
- a CDS encoding LLM class flavin-dependent oxidoreductase: MQFGIFTVGDVTPDPTTGRTPTEHERIKAMTTIAKHAEDVGLDVFATGEHHNPPFVPSSPTTMLGYLAAQTEKIILSTSTTLITTNDPVKIAEDYAMLQHLADGRVDLMMGRGNTAPVYPWFGQDIRQGIPLALEHYRLLRRLWDEDVVDWQGQFRTPLQGFTSTPRPLDGIAPFVWHGSIRSPEIAEIAAFHGDGFFANNIFWPKEHYIALINLYRERYEHYGHGRADQAIVGLGGQVFMRRNAKDAVDEFRPYFDNAPVYGHGPSLEDFTEQTPLTVGTPEQVIEKTLTFADFFGDYQRQLFLVDHAGLPLKTVLEQLDLLGGEVVPVLRKEFAARRPAGVPDNPPTHASMKADREPVDAARQ, encoded by the coding sequence ATGCAGTTCGGAATCTTCACCGTCGGCGACGTGACCCCCGATCCCACCACCGGCCGTACCCCCACCGAGCACGAGCGCATCAAGGCGATGACGACCATCGCCAAGCATGCGGAGGACGTCGGGCTCGACGTGTTCGCCACCGGCGAGCACCACAACCCGCCGTTCGTGCCGTCGTCCCCGACCACCATGCTCGGCTACCTCGCAGCGCAGACCGAGAAGATCATCCTGTCGACGTCCACGACGCTGATCACCACCAACGACCCGGTGAAGATCGCCGAGGACTACGCGATGCTGCAGCACCTCGCGGACGGCCGGGTGGACCTCATGATGGGTCGCGGAAACACGGCCCCCGTCTACCCCTGGTTCGGGCAGGACATCCGCCAGGGGATTCCGCTGGCGCTCGAGCACTACCGGCTGCTGCGCCGGCTGTGGGACGAGGACGTCGTCGATTGGCAGGGACAGTTCCGCACCCCGCTGCAGGGGTTCACGTCCACGCCGCGTCCGCTCGACGGCATCGCGCCTTTCGTGTGGCACGGCTCGATCCGCAGTCCGGAGATCGCCGAGATCGCGGCGTTCCACGGTGACGGTTTCTTCGCCAACAACATCTTCTGGCCGAAGGAGCATTACATCGCCCTGATCAACCTCTACCGCGAGCGGTACGAGCACTACGGTCACGGCCGCGCGGACCAGGCGATCGTCGGACTGGGCGGGCAGGTGTTCATGCGCCGGAACGCCAAGGACGCCGTCGACGAGTTCCGGCCCTACTTCGACAACGCCCCCGTCTACGGCCACGGGCCGAGTCTCGAGGACTTCACCGAGCAGACTCCGCTGACCGTCGGCACACCGGAGCAGGTGATCGAGAAGACCCTGACGTTTGCCGACTTCTTCGGCGACTACCAGCGGCAGTTGTTCCTCGTCGACCATGCGGGACTACCCCTGAAGACGGTGCTCGAGCAACTGGATCTGCTCGGCGGCGAGGTCGTGCCCGTGCTGCGCAAGGAGTTCGCTGCCCGCCGACCTGCCGGCGTGCCGGACAACCCGCCGACGCACGCGTCGATGAAGGCCGATCGCGAGCCCGTCGATGCCGCCCGTCAGTAG
- a CDS encoding serine/threonine dehydratase, with product MAESVDRASVDRARERITGLIRRTPTFRATVPTVHGAVPVIFKLEFLQYGGSFKVRGSLNALLHAEEDGRLDDAGVVIASGGNAAIGAAWASRLRGVKCTVVVPVTAPDVKIDKLIALGADVRKVGARYAEAAEYADELATSSNALALHAYDLPDIVAGAGTIALEIQDDVAEPLSYVIAVGGGGLLSGVVAGSGEDDSIYGVEPSGAATLHSAVAARQPVDIDIDSIAGDSLGATKIGSIAWDTVLSRPVSSLIVDDDALIDARTLLWEEFRIVVEHGTAAALAAIVTGQLAPADDKPLCVVLCGANTSMTSY from the coding sequence ATGGCTGAATCCGTCGACCGCGCATCCGTGGACAGGGCGCGTGAGCGCATCACCGGCCTGATCCGCAGGACACCCACGTTCCGCGCCACCGTCCCCACCGTGCACGGCGCCGTACCGGTGATCTTCAAACTCGAGTTCCTGCAGTACGGGGGCTCGTTCAAAGTGCGGGGCAGCCTCAACGCGCTGCTCCACGCCGAGGAGGACGGGCGGCTCGACGACGCGGGTGTCGTCATCGCGTCCGGCGGGAACGCCGCCATCGGCGCGGCCTGGGCGTCGCGTCTCAGGGGTGTGAAGTGCACGGTCGTCGTCCCCGTCACCGCACCCGACGTCAAGATCGACAAGCTGATCGCGCTCGGCGCGGACGTACGCAAGGTCGGTGCTCGATACGCCGAGGCGGCCGAGTATGCGGACGAACTCGCGACGTCGTCGAACGCTCTCGCCCTGCACGCCTACGATCTCCCCGACATCGTCGCCGGGGCGGGCACCATCGCCCTAGAGATCCAGGACGACGTCGCCGAGCCGCTGTCCTACGTGATCGCCGTCGGCGGCGGCGGACTGCTCTCCGGTGTCGTCGCAGGCAGCGGCGAGGACGACAGCATCTACGGCGTGGAACCGAGCGGAGCGGCGACGCTGCACTCCGCGGTCGCCGCCCGGCAACCCGTGGACATCGACATCGACAGCATCGCCGGCGATTCCCTCGGCGCCACCAAGATCGGTTCCATCGCCTGGGACACCGTCCTGTCGCGGCCCGTGTCCAGCTTGATCGTCGACGACGACGCCCTGATCGACGCGCGAACACTGCTGTGGGAGGAGTTCCGGATCGTCGTCGAGCACGGCACCGCCGCGGCGCTCGCCGCGATCGTCACCGGACAACTCGCCCCCGCCGACGACAAGCCGCTCTGCGTGGTGCTCTGCGGGGCCAACACGTCGATGACCAGCTACTGA